From Oryzias melastigma strain HK-1 linkage group LG15, ASM292280v2, whole genome shotgun sequence, one genomic window encodes:
- the slc18a3a gene encoding probable vesicular acetylcholine transporter-A — MEPEGIREEQSPNVAQTAASKLSQMGERTKILGNAIQDPERQKRIILVIVCVALLLDNMLYMVIVPIIPDYLEGLQKAADNAQHAAVRHSNSTNSSIPKAPAGNFDLQIGVLFASKAIVQLMVNPISGTFIDRVGYDIPLFIGLNVMFLSTLTFAFADNYATLFLARSMQGLGSAFADTSGIALIADRYTEDTERSKALGIALAFISFGSLVAPPFGGVLYEFAGKRVPFLILACICLTDGVLCLTVLKPFSNRERDNMPVGTPIYKLMIDPYIAVVAGALIICNIPLAFLEPTIANWMEDTMHASEWEIGMTWFPAFFPHVLGVYLTVKLAAKYPHLQWFYGAIGMVFIGASSCTVPACKNFGQLMIPLCGICFGIAFVDTALLPTLGFLVDVRHVSVYGSVYAIADISYCVAYALGPVAAGQIVHNLGFVQLNLGMGLANVLYAPALLLLKNVSQMKPSFSERNMLLEDGPTGLYDTIKMEQREKKRKGLCTTLDENGIETFVQRSYSEEESSGGEYA, encoded by the coding sequence ATGGAGCCGGAAGGGATCAGAGAAGAACAAAGCCCCAATGTGGCTCAGACTGCTGCCTCCAAACTGTCCCAGATGGGAGAAAGAACTAAAATCCTGGGCAACGCAATCCAGGATCCAGAACGGCAGAAACGGATCATTCTGGTCATAGTTTGTGTAGCACTTTTGTTAGACAACATGCTCTACATGGTCATTGTGCCAATCATACCAGATTATCTTGAGGGgctgcagaaagcagcagataaTGCCCAACATGCAGCTGTGCGCCACAGCAACTCCACCAACAGCAGCATCCCCAAAGCCCCCGCGGGGAACTTCGACCTGCAGATCGGCGTCCTGTTCGCCTCCAAGGCCATCGTGCAGCTCATGGTCAACCCCATAAGTGGCACCTTCATAGACAGGGTGGGGTATGACATCCCGCTCTTCATCGGCCTCAATGTCATGTTTCTTTCTACTCTCACGTTCGCCTTCGCAGACAACTACGCGACGCTGTTCCTGGCCCGCAGCATGCAGGGCCTGGGCTCTGCGTTCGCGGACACCTCAGGGATCGCGCTGATCGCGGACAGGTACACGGAGGACACGGAGAGGAGCAAAGCGCTGGGCATCGCGCTGGCCTTCATCTCGTTTGGGAGTCTGGTGGCGCCCCCGTTTGGAGGGGTCCTCTATGAGTTTGCGGGGAAGCGCGTGCCCTTTCTGATTCTGGCCTGCATCTGCCTCACAGACGGGGTGCTGTGCCTGACTGTGCTCAAGCCGTTCTCCAACCGGGAGCGGGACAACATGCCAGTGGGCACCCCCATCTACAAACTGATGATCGACCCGTACATAGCGGTGGTGGCCGGCGCGCTCATCATCTGTAACATCCCCCTCGCCTTCCTGGAGCCAACCATCGCCAACTGGATGGAGGACACGATGCACGCCAGCGAGTGGGAGATCGGCATGACGTGGTTCCCCGCGTTCTTCCCGCATGTTCTAGGTGTGTATCTCACTGTGAAGTTGGCAGCCAAGTACCCCCATCTGCAGTGGTTTTACGGGGCAATAGGCATGGTCTTCATAGGGGCCAGCTCCTGCACGGTGCCAGCCTGTAAAAACTTTGGCCAGCTCATGATCCCGCTGTGCGGCATCTGCTTTGGCATCGCCTTCGTGGACACGGCGCTGCTCCCGACGCTGGGCTTCCTCGTGGATGTTCGGCACGTGTCCGTCTATGGGAGCGTGTACGCCATTGCTGACATCTCCTACTGCGTGGCCTACGCCCTGGGGCCCGTGGCTGCGGGACAGATAGTGCACAACCTCGGCTTTGTTCAGCTCAACTTGGGCATGGGGCTCGCCAACGTGCTTTACGCGCCGGCGCTCCTCCTGTTGAAGAACGTGTCACAGATGAAGCCTTCCTTCTCCGAGAGGAACATGCTCCTGGAGGATGGCCCCACGGGGCTGTACGATACCATTAAGATGGAgcagagggagaaaaaaagaaaggggcTGTGCACGACGCTGGATGAGAACGGCATTGAGACTTTTGTTCAGCGCTCCTACTCAGAGGAGGAATCCTCAGGCGGGGAGTACGCGTAA